Proteins from a genomic interval of Flammeovirgaceae bacterium SG7u.111:
- a CDS encoding TonB-dependent receptor: METKTLSIKEKALQLNLDNRVYGSVAEIGAGQEVAANFFKAGGASGTVAKTMSAYDMAFSDAIYGPEESGRYVCEPRVMKMLDKEFKLCVRRLTHRADDTCFFAFANTVEVLNYARTNQGRGWAGLRFQLSPHSEPNDCVIHFKLRDNDMLLQQQAVGMVGINLIYACYYLNHNAEDLLNSLVDELMLHRIEIDFFRLTGPDFEDVDNRLFSLKLVKNGLTRAAMFGPDGSILQPSDVLYKKHILVLRGRFRPITWVNIDMMEAGLRHFKNDPEVDENKIITISELTLTDLKNTSGGVVDEKDFLDRVNILCSLGHNVMVSNYPEYYRLVNYLSRYTRKKKIGLLVGVHNIEQIFMEKYYKEVPGGILQALGAMFGENVKLYAYPTYRRTSMQVVKSDGAKIKPSLKLLYDYFMQNNKIEDLDDCNIGNLHIVSDNVLEMIKSGNDGWEKYMPEQVAEAIKTNCLFDYPCSVEYQKELEEKKKNPDIAQ, from the coding sequence ATGGAAACAAAAACGCTGAGTATAAAAGAGAAAGCACTCCAACTCAATCTAGATAATAGGGTGTATGGTTCTGTTGCTGAGATTGGTGCGGGTCAAGAAGTAGCTGCTAATTTTTTTAAGGCTGGCGGAGCCTCAGGGACAGTTGCTAAAACAATGTCGGCGTACGATATGGCCTTTAGCGATGCTATTTATGGTCCGGAAGAAAGTGGTAGGTACGTGTGTGAGCCAAGGGTGATGAAAATGCTCGACAAGGAATTTAAGCTTTGCGTCCGCAGGTTGACACACCGTGCTGACGACACCTGTTTTTTTGCCTTTGCCAACACCGTTGAGGTATTGAACTATGCAAGGACGAACCAAGGAAGAGGCTGGGCAGGTTTGCGTTTTCAACTGAGTCCTCATAGTGAGCCAAACGATTGTGTTATCCACTTCAAGCTTCGTGATAATGATATGCTCCTTCAGCAACAGGCTGTTGGTATGGTAGGGATTAATTTGATTTATGCTTGCTATTACCTCAACCATAATGCAGAGGATTTGCTCAACTCGCTGGTTGACGAGCTGATGCTACATCGAATAGAAATTGATTTTTTTAGGCTTACCGGTCCTGATTTTGAAGATGTTGATAATCGACTATTTAGCTTAAAGTTGGTAAAAAACGGCTTAACAAGAGCGGCTATGTTTGGCCCTGATGGCAGTATTTTACAACCCTCCGACGTGCTTTATAAGAAACATATTTTAGTGCTAAGGGGAAGGTTCAGGCCCATCACTTGGGTGAATATTGACATGATGGAGGCGGGGTTAAGGCATTTTAAAAATGATCCTGAAGTAGACGAAAATAAAATCATTACCATATCGGAACTTACGCTTACCGACTTGAAAAACACATCGGGTGGTGTGGTAGACGAGAAAGACTTTTTAGATAGGGTGAATATCCTGTGTTCTTTGGGGCATAATGTAATGGTTTCCAATTATCCGGAATACTATCGCTTGGTCAATTACCTAAGCCGCTATACCCGTAAGAAAAAAATAGGTCTTTTGGTGGGGGTACATAATATTGAGCAGATATTTATGGAGAAGTACTACAAAGAGGTGCCTGGTGGAATATTGCAAGCTTTGGGCGCTATGTTTGGGGAAAATGTAAAACTATATGCTTATCCAACTTACCGAAGAACCAGCATGCAAGTGGTGAAGTCGGATGGGGCTAAAATTAAGCCTTCGCTCAAACTGCTCTACGATTACTTTATGCAAAATAATAAGATAGAGGATTTGGACGACTGCAATATTGGAAACCTCCACATAGTATCGGATAATGTATTGGAGATGATAAAATCAGGAAACGATGGTTGGGAAAAATATATGCCTGAGCAGGTAGCGGAAGCTATCAAAACCAATTGTTTGTTTGATTACCCTTGCTCGGTAGAATATCAAAAAGAGTTAGAAGAAAAAAAGAAGAATCCTGATATTGCTCAGTAG